One Fusarium falciforme chromosome 1, complete sequence genomic window carries:
- a CDS encoding Dolichyl-diphosphooligosaccharide-protein glycosyltransferase subunit OST5: MDSSLHEVWQAAATSPFFPAVNKGSQFWVAFLLLLLGFVLTGVFALNRSLLNVPVLGIPASLAIAFGVVYMFCAVGVYV; encoded by the exons ATGGATTCCTCGCTGCATGAGGTCTGGCAAGCTGCTGCTACCAGTCCCTTCTTTCCTGCCGTGAACAAGGGAAGCCAGTTCTGGGTCGCCtttctgctgcttctgctcggATTCGTCCTCACTGGTGTTTTCGCTCTGA ACCGATCACTTCTCAACGTCCCTGTTCTGGGCATTCCAGCTTCTCTCGCCATCGC ATTCGGAGTTGTCTACATGTTCTGTGCTGTCGGAGTCTACGTCTGA
- a CDS encoding Histone acetyltransferase GCN5 has translation MPDENGKRKAEEDPTSPTPSKRIKQDDSAEPPDKKAAIKPIPFPEKPAVIEERNGEIEFRVVNNDNERESLIILTGLKCIFQKQLPKMPKDYIARLVYDRTHLSIAIVKKPLEVVGGITYRPFKGRRFAEIVFCAISSDQQVKGYGAHLMSHLKDYVKATSDVMHFLTYADNYAIGYFKKQGFTKEITLDKKVWMGYIKDYEGGTIMQCSMLPRIRYLEMGRMLLKQKECVQAKIRAYSKSHNVHAPPKEWKNGITEINPLDIPAIRASGWSPDMDELARQPRHGPNYNQLLHLLNDLQNHNSAWPFLVPVNRDDVADYYDVIKEPMDLSTMESKLEADQYLTPEDFIKDAKLVFDNCRKYNNESTPYAKSANKLEKFMWQQIKAIPEWSHLEPER, from the exons ATGCCTGATGAGA ACGGAAAgcgcaaggccgaggaggacccGACCTCCCCTACCCCCTCCAAGCGCATAAAGCAAGATGACTCTGCCGAGCCTCCAGACAAGAAGGCAGCCATCAAACCTATCCCATTCCCAGAAAAG CCGGCTGTCATCGAAGAGCGTAATGGCGAGATCGAATTCCGAGTAGTCAACAACGACAACGAGCGCGAATCCCTCATAATTCTCACCGGTCTCAAGTGCATCTTCCAGAAGCAACTCCCAAAGATGCCCAAGGACTACATCGCCCGACTCGTCTACGACCGCACTCATCTGTCCATCGCCATTGTCAAGAAGCCTCTGGAAGTTGTTGGTGGCATCACGTACCGCCCATTCAAGGGTCGCCGCTTCGCCGAGATTGTCTTTTGCGCCATTAGTTCTGATCAGCAAGTTAAGGGCTACGGCGCGCACCTAATGTCTCATCTCAAGGATTACGTCAAGGCTACCAGCGACGTGATGCACTTCCTCACATACGCCGACAACTATGCTATTGGATACTTCAAGAAGCAGGGCTTCACCAAGGAGATCACTCTCGACAAGAAGGTCTGGATGGGTTATATCAAGGATTACGAGGGTGGAACCATCATGCAGTGTTCGATGCTGCCGCGGATTCGATACCTCGAGATGGGTCGCATGCTCCTTAAGCAGAAAGAATGCGTCCAAGCCAAGATCCGCGCCTACTCCAAATCACACAATGTTCACGCACCCCCCAAGGAATGGAAAAATGGAATTACCGAAATCAACCCTCTCGACATTCCCGCGATCCGAGCATCAGGCTGGTCTCCAGATATGGACGAGCTAGCCCGTCAGCCCCGCCACGGACCCAACTATAAccagctcctccatcttctcaacgACCTGCAGAACCACAACTCGGCTTGGCCCTTCCTGGTTCCCGTCAACCGAGACGATGTTGCCGATTACTACGACGTGATCAAGGAGCCTATGGACCTGAGCACCATGGAGAGCAAGCTCGAAGCCGACCAGTACCTCACGCCCGAGGACTTCATCAAGGACGCAAAACTCGTCTTTGACAACTGCCGCAAATACAACAACGAGAGCACGCCGTACGCAAAGTCGGCCAACAAGCTCGAGAAATTCATGTGGCAGCAGATCAAGGCCATTCCCGAGTGGTCCCATCTAGAGCCGGAGAGGTAG